The proteins below come from a single Aquarana catesbeiana isolate 2022-GZ linkage group LG12, ASM4218655v1, whole genome shotgun sequence genomic window:
- the GJC1 gene encoding gap junction gamma-1 protein gives MSWSFLTRLLEEIHNHSTFVGKIWLTVLIVFRIVLTVVGGESIYYDEQSKFECNTDQPGCENVCYDAFAPLSHVRFWVFQIILVATPPLLYLGYAIHKIAKMEERYEYDKKAKFRSLSMRWKQNRSVEEVEDDNEEDPMMYPETELGSDRGKHSHGKIKHDGRRRIRADGLLRIYVLQLIVRTVFEMGFLAGQYLLYGFEVIARYECHRKPCPHTVDCFISRPTEKTIFLLIMYGVSCLCLLLNVWEMLHLGFGTIRDALNNRGKQVDDSSTYNYPISWNTPSAPPGYNIAVKPDQIHYTELTNAKMAYKQNRANIAQEQQYGTSEDTLPADLEHLHREVHMAKERLETAIHAYTSQSNPPSTKEKRSKKGSNKSSISSRSGDGKTSVWI, from the coding sequence ATGAGCTGGAGCTTCTTGACACGACTGCTAGAGGAAATCCACAATCACTCCACATTTGTTGGAAAGATCTGGCTGACAGTTCTGATAGTCTTCCGAATCGTTCTGACTGTCGTTGGAGGGGAATCGATTTATTACGATGAACAATCAAAGTTTGAGTGCAACACGGATCAGCCGGGCTGTGAGAATGTGTGCTACGACGCCTTTGCCCCTCTTTCCCATGTACGTTTCTGGGTATTCCAGATCATCTTGGTGGCCACTCCGCCTCTTTTATATTTGGGTTACGCAATCCACAAAATAGCAAAAATGGAGGAGCGCTATGAGTATGATAAGAAGGCAAAGTTTAGATCCTTGTCCATGCGGTGGAAGCAGAATCGTTCTGTAGAGGAGGTAGAAGATGACAATGAAGAAGACCCTATGATGTACCCAGAGACTGAGCTGGGTAGTGACAGAGGAAAGCACAGCCATGGCAAGATTAAGCATGATGGGCGAAGGCGTATTCGAGCTGATGGGCTGTTGAGGATTTATGTTTTGCAGCTGATTGTCAGGACGGTTTTTGAGATGGGATTTTTGGCTGGGCAGTATTTGCTTTATGGCTTTGAAGTTATCGCGAGATACGAGTGCCACAGAAAGCCTTGTCCACACACAGTGGACTGCTTTATATCCCGGCCTACTGAAAAGACCATCTTCCTGTTAATCATGTATGGTGTCAGCTGCCTGTGCCTCCTCCTCAATGTGTGGGAAATGCTCCACCTTGGCTTTGGGACCATACGGGACGCACTTAACAACAGGGGGAAACAAGTGGATGATTCTTCTACCTATAACTATCCTATCTCATGGAACACTCCTTCAGCTCCACCTGGATACAACATAGCTGTGAAACCAGATCAGATCCATTATACAGAACTGACCAATGCCAAAATGGCATACAAGCAAAACAGGGCCAACATAGCTCAGGAGCAGCAGTATGGAACAAGTGAGGACACCCTCCCTGCTGACCTAGAACACCTTCATCGGGAAGTACACATGGCAAAAGAACGCCTGGAAACGGCAATTCATGCATACACAAGTCAGAGTAACCCACCATCCACCAAAGAGAAACGATCCAAAAAAGGGTCTAATAAGAGCAGCATCAGCAGTCGGTCCGGAGACGGAAAGACCTCTGTGTGGATTTAA